From the genome of Cytobacillus firmus, one region includes:
- a CDS encoding DUF1284 domain-containing protein, with amino-acid sequence MYKLRGHHLFCLLGYRGMGYSQEYVENMTRMHQTLRDNPRTWIQLVKGPDHLCEKYPNSGEYHCEHDDIYERDAVILEKLGLNIGQILYWQDIESNIQKYALPSDIQTVCETCSWRSYGVCEEGIRDILEGQGLREVK; translated from the coding sequence ATGTATAAGCTGCGTGGCCATCATCTATTTTGCCTTCTGGGCTATCGGGGAATGGGCTACTCTCAGGAATATGTGGAAAATATGACCCGTATGCATCAAACCTTGAGAGACAACCCCAGGACATGGATACAGCTTGTTAAAGGGCCGGATCACCTGTGTGAAAAGTATCCCAACTCAGGTGAATACCATTGTGAACACGATGATATTTATGAAAGGGATGCTGTTATTTTAGAGAAATTAGGGCTGAATATCGGACAAATTCTTTACTGGCAGGACATAGAGTCAAACATCCAGAAGTATGCTCTTCCCTCAGACATACAGACTGTTTGTGAAACTTGTTCGTGGCGCTCATATGGCGTTTGTGAAGAAGGTATCCGGGATATTCTTGAAGGGCAGGGCTTAAGGGAAGTTAAATAA
- a CDS encoding DUF3291 domain-containing protein: MAFAAILTVGQLKHTEEHPASREFFIAGNHIMREAAKTGQLIKEFNPNRVKLPEEMIKGNGTPVLTLTVWKDLQSIYLFTYSGLHRQALQDRNKWFDPLPERQPNYVIWWSDMLSNVSWMEAFKRYDSYIQHGPDSFAFDFKHPFDEFGVPVALK; this comes from the coding sequence TTGGCATTTGCGGCAATTTTGACAGTTGGACAGCTAAAGCATACAGAAGAGCACCCTGCCTCCAGGGAGTTCTTTATAGCAGGAAATCATATAATGAGAGAGGCTGCTAAAACTGGACAGCTCATCAAAGAATTCAACCCAAATAGAGTGAAGCTCCCTGAAGAAATGATCAAAGGGAATGGTACTCCTGTTCTTACCTTAACAGTATGGAAAGACCTGCAATCTATATATCTGTTTACCTATTCAGGTCTTCATAGGCAAGCATTGCAGGACAGGAATAAGTGGTTTGATCCTCTTCCTGAGAGACAGCCTAATTATGTTATATGGTGGTCGGATATGCTATCAAATGTTTCCTGGATGGAAGCTTTCAAAAGATATGATTCTTATATCCAGCATGGACCAGATTCTTTTGCATTTGACTTTAAGCATCCTTTCGATGAATTTGGGGTGCCGGTCGCGCTTAAGTAG
- a CDS encoding TetR/AcrR family transcriptional regulator, translating into MSLNANDTHKKIVKAAHKLFMDLGYRAVSTRRIAEACGITQPTLYHHFSNKKAIYMEVLRTELVDMQNALGRIIKRFEDDIEECLFQVTYYILINKPPSMGQMFHDIQKELDQEHQGTVRKWWMESYQDPIASIFEKGIKDQKLRDPGEIGSDPVSSAYLLLSLISSRNTDYKLKESLAKEQARFYIKVILYGLSQSNGQ; encoded by the coding sequence ATGTCACTAAATGCAAACGATACACATAAAAAAATTGTGAAAGCAGCACATAAGCTTTTTATGGATTTAGGGTATCGGGCGGTTTCCACGAGAAGAATTGCTGAAGCCTGCGGCATTACGCAGCCTACCCTTTATCATCACTTTTCCAATAAAAAGGCCATTTATATGGAAGTGCTGAGGACTGAACTGGTTGATATGCAAAACGCATTAGGCAGAATTATTAAGCGTTTTGAGGATGATATTGAAGAATGCTTATTCCAGGTCACTTATTATATTTTAATCAATAAGCCTCCTTCAATGGGCCAGATGTTTCATGATATTCAAAAAGAATTAGATCAGGAGCATCAGGGAACCGTTCGGAAATGGTGGATGGAGTCTTATCAGGATCCTATTGCCTCGATCTTTGAAAAAGGCATTAAAGATCAAAAGCTGAGGGATCCCGGGGAAATAGGATCTGACCCGGTTTCATCGGCGTACCTGCTTTTAAGTCTGATTTCATCAAGGAATACTGATTACAAATTGAAAGAAAGCCTGGCGAAAGAACAAGCCAGATTTTATATCAAAGTGATTCTTTATGGTTTATCGCAGTCTAACGGGCAGTAA